Proteins encoded together in one Vigna angularis cultivar LongXiaoDou No.4 chromosome 5, ASM1680809v1, whole genome shotgun sequence window:
- the LOC108340135 gene encoding MLP-like protein 43 — protein MSLSGKISIEIEVHATAAKWFNLFATQLHEVQNLTNRVHETKLHHGRDWHHNESIKQWTCTIDGKVTKCQESIESVDAAHKRISYKLFGGDIGNKYKVFKLIFEAIDKESGAIIKWSIEYERIGKEVDPPYGYMEYLHTGSGEIDGHLKA, from the exons ATGTCCCTTTCTGGTAAAATCAGCATTGAAATTGAGGTTCATGCAACTGCTGCAAAGTGGTTCAACCTCTTCGCAACTCAACTCCATGAAGTTCAAAACCTTACCAACAGAGTGCATGAAACCAAGCTGCATCATGGTCGTGATTGGCATCACAATGAATCCATCAAACAATGGACTTGTACAATAG ATGGTAAGGTTACAAAATGTCAGGAGAGTATTGAATCTGTTGATGCAGCTCACAAAAGAATCAGCTACAAGCTGTTTGGTGGAGATATTGGTAATAAGTATAAGGTGTTCAAGCTGATATTTGAAGCCATTGATAAAGAAAGTGGTGCTATTATCAAATGGAGCATTGAATATGAGAGGATTGGAAAGGAAGTTGATCCTCCTTATGGGTACATGGAATACCTGCACACTGGAAGTGGAGAGATTGATGGCCATCTTAAGGCATAG
- the LOC108340049 gene encoding MLP-like protein 28, which produces MIMALGGRISIEIGVHATAAKWYNIFATQLHQVQKLTDRIHQAKLHHGQDWHHNEAIKHWTYIIDGKVNTCQESMEYDEAKKIIIFKLFGGDVAKEFKFINLVFEASDKENGGANIKWTVEYERLSEEVHPPYGYIEYLYKCTVDMDAHLKA; this is translated from the exons ATGATCATGGCTCTGGGTGGTAGAATCAGCATTGAAATTGGGGTTCATGCAACTGCTGCAAAGTGGTACAACATCTTTGCAACGCAACTCCATCAGGTTCAAAAACTTACTGATAGAATTCACCAAGCCAAGCTGCATCATGGTCAAGACTGGCACCACAATGAGGCCATCAAACACTGGACTTATATCATAG ATGGTAAGGTTAACACATGTCAGGAGAGTATGGAGTACGATGAAGCgaagaaaataataatcttcAAGCTCTTCGGTGGAGACGTGGCTAAAGAGTTCAAGTTCATTAACCTTGTATTTGAAGCAAGTGATAAGGAGAATGGTGGTGCTAATATCAAATGGACTGTTGAATATGAGAGGCTTAGTGAAGAAGTTCATCCTCCATATGGCTACATCGAGTACCTCTACAAATGTACTGTGGATATGGATGCTCACCTCAAGGCATAG